In one window of Bos mutus isolate GX-2022 chromosome 13, NWIPB_WYAK_1.1, whole genome shotgun sequence DNA:
- the PFDN4 gene encoding prefoldin subunit 4, giving the protein MAATMKKAAAEDVNVTFEDQQKINKFARNTSRITELKEEIEVKKKQLQNLEDACEDIMLADDDCLMIPYQIGDVFISHSQEETQEMLEEAKKNLQEEIDALESRVESIQRVLADLKVQLYAKFGSNINLEADES; this is encoded by the exons ATGGCGGCCACCATGAAGAAGGCG GCTGCAGAAGATGTCAATGTTACTTTTGAGGATcaacaaaagataaacaaatttgCACGGAATACAAGTAGAATCACAGAgctgaaggaagaaatagaagtaaaaaaG AAACAACTCCAGAATTTAGAAGATGCCTGTGAGGACATCATGCTTGCAGATGACGACTGCTTAATGATACCTTATCAGATTGGCGATGTTTTCATTAGTCATTCTCAAGAAGAAACACAAGAAATGTTAGAAGAAGCCAAG aaaaaTTTGCAAGAAGAAATTGACGCCTTAGAATCCAGAGTGGAATCAATTCAGCGGGTGTTAGCAGATTTGAAAGTTCAGTTATATGCAAAATTCGGGAGTAACATAAACCTTGAAGCTGATGAaagttaa